In Pelodictyon luteolum DSM 273, the genomic stretch CAGGCGCTGCGCGATCTCTGCGACCGCGAAGGCATCGTCCTGATTTTCGACGAGGTGATGTGCGGCTTCCGCGTAGCCCTCGGCGGTGCGCAGGAACTCTACGGCATCACCCCGGACCTCACCACCATGGGCAAGATCATCGGCGGCGGCCTTCCCGTCGGCGCATTCGGCGGCAAGCGCAGCCTGATGGAGAACGTAGCCCCGCTCGGCGGCGTCTACCAGGCCGGTACCCTGTCGGGCAACCCGCTCGCACTCACCGCCGGCATCGAAACCCTGAAAATCCTCATGGAAGAGAACCCCTACCCGGAACTTGATCGCAAGGGCGCCTTCCTCGAAGCGGGATTCAGGGACAACATGCAGAAGCTCGGCCTGAACTTCGTTCAGAACCGCGTGGGCTCCATGGCCTGCCTGTTCTTCACCGAAACACCGGTGGAGAGCTACGACAGCGCCATCACCGCAGACACCGAAAAGTTCGGCAAGTACTTCAGCTCCATGCTCGAGCAGGGCATTTATCTCGCTCCCTCGCAGTTCGAAGCGATGTTCACGAGCACGATGCACACCGATGCCGACCTCGAAAAGACGGTCAAGGCGAACTACGTCGCGCTCCAGGCCGCAACAAAGTAACCGGTCCGGATAACTAATCCGTATAACTGATCCGAACAACTGGTCCGTGAAGGCGGAACATTGAAAAAGGAGGCCCGCAAAGGCCTCCTTTTTTATTTGCCCGAAGGCAAAGGAAACGCGATGGTGTACAGCCGAAGGTTCAGCCGATGATGGAGGAACGGACCGCCTCCCTCGAAACCATGATGCGGCCGCCCGAGTCGCGGACCATCTGCTCGAGCACAGGCAGGAATGTGTCGATCTTTTGGGGAGTGTCGCAGATCTCCACCACCATCGGCAGATCCTCTGCGAGCTCCATGATCTTCGATGTATGGATCTCCATGTCGTGGCCGAACGAGAGTACCCCCTTCAGTACGGTGGCGCCGGCCATGCCCTGCAGGCGGGCTTCACGGACAACCTCCTCATAGAGCGGCCGGTGGCCGAGGCGGACCTGCTCGCCGAGGAAGATCCTGAGCATTTCACTGTTCCTGAATTCCATCATGACCAAGGTTTGGCGGCAATGATGCCGGTGTAGAGCGCAACAAACCCGCCGACGATGCTGCCGGCAAGGTAGAGGCTGAAATAAAACAGTTCACCATCTCTGGCAAGCGTGGCCCCTTCAAACATGTAAGACGAGAACGTGGTAAAGCCTCCGCAGAAGCCGGTCACCAGAAACAGCCTCGCCTCGGGGGACACAATCGTAGTGGAGACGGCAAGCTCGCTCAGGAAGCCGATAAGAAAGCTACCGGCGATGTTGACCGAAAAGGTCGCAAACGGGAAGCCAGGCGATGCCGGACTGAAGGCAAGCGCCACGAGGTAACGAGCCACCGTGCCGAGAAAGCCGCCCGCCCCTACCAGCAGGACGGACAAGGGGTGGTTAATGCTCATCGCCCCCTTTCTGGCGGTCTTCTATCCGGCGGTGCGCGCAGCACATCTCATCATGGATGCCGAGAAGGGTATTGAAGATGCCCACGGCAATGATGGTCGGAGCCCAGAGACCGATGAAAATGGCGATCAGTTCGTGGTTGGGAGCCGTGCCGAAAATGAAGACATGGATCGAGAGCACGATCGAAAGGGTTGCGGACACGAAATAGTAGAGCGGCTTCATGCACGAATGTCTGTAGTGTGACTGATTGACTGGTTACCAGAATGAAATGTACACATTTGCCGCCATTATGAAAAAACGCCCGTGGGGCTCGAAGCGCCACTGACGGCGGCTCGGAGGAGGGATTTAACAATTGGAAGAACGGTCGGGCAGGGTTATATTGCAACCTTTTCCATGCACTCGAATACCGTCAGGCCGGCACAAACGCCATCCTCGATTTCTCATCGATCCATCGATTCCTTCAAGGAAATCACAGCAATTTTTCATCTGTCTGAAGGGGAGATTTTATGCACAAAACTATTTCGCGCCGCCAGTTCCTGAAAGTCGCCGGCGTTCTGGGGGGCATGTCCCTGTTGCGCCCCGTCTGGAGCCTGGGGCAGGCTGGATCACCCGAACAAGGCGGAGCCGTCTCGGGAACAGTTGTCTGGGTACCGAGCATCTGCAACTTCTGTTCTTCGTTCTGTGACATCAAGGTTGCCACGAAGGAGATCGACGGGGTGAAGCGCGCCGTCAAGATCGAAGGCAATGCGGAAAGCCCCCTCAACCGCGGCAAAATCTGCGCCCGCGGTCAGGCCGGCCTCTACCAGACCTACGATCCGGACCGGCTGAAGCAGCCGCTCATCAGGGTCGAGGGCAGCAAGCGGGGCGAATGGAACTTCAGGGCGGCGACATGGGATGAGGCCTACCGCCACATCATAGGCAAGCTGCAGAAGGTCAACCCATGGGAAATCAGCCTCGTCGGCGGATGGACGGCCTGCGTCTCCTACATGCATTTCAGCCTGCCGTTCTGCCAGAGCCTCGGGATCCCCAACATCGTTGCATCTCCTCTTCAGCACTGCGTCACCGCAGGCCATCTCGGCACCGATCTGGTGACCGGCAACTTCAACGTGCACGACGAGATCCTCGCCGATTTCGAAAACGCCCGATACATCCTCTTCAGCCTCAACAACGCCTCCGTGGCTGCCATCTCGACGGCCCGTGCCGTGCGGTTCGGCCAGGCGAAGAAAAACGGGGCCAAAGTGGTCTGCCTCGATCCCAGAATGGGCGAGCTTGCCGCAAAAGCCGACGAGTGGATCCCCGTCAAGCCGGGTACCGACCACGCATTCTTCCTCGCGATGCTCCATACCCTGCTCCGCGAGAAGCTCTATGACGGGCCCTTTGTGTCCAAACACACCAATGCCCCGTTCCTTTCGTTCGTTGACGAAAAGGGCGCCGTGCAGCTGGCCGCGGATAAGGGTGCGGACGGAAACCCCACCGCCTACTACGTCTTTGACCTCATCAGCCAGGAGGTCCGCGCCGTCCCGGCCTATACGAACACCAACGAGCGCACGAAATCGGGATCGAGGATCCAGCCGGGCCTCAACGCCCCGAATAACCTCACATGGCAGGGACGCCCCGTCACGACCGTCTTCGACCGGTTCATTGCGGAATCCGAACCCTACACCCCCGAGTGGGCATCGAAGATCACCGACATCCCGGCTTCCACCATCAAACGCATCGCCGTCGAGTTCGGCCAGGCACGTCCGGCCATGGTCGATCCCGGCTGGATGGGAGCACGATACCACCACCTCATCGGCCAGCGCCGACTGCAGGCGATCATCCAGACCCTCGTCGGAGGCATCGACCGTCCCGGCGGCTGGATGATGAACGGCGAACTGCACCACAAGGCCGAGGTTTCCTGGCACAACACGCAGCAGGGCAAGAGCGACAAGGACCTCCTGCCGGTCCAACGCCCCGGCATGGGCTTCGCCTACGGCCTGCTTGACATCTTCGCCAACCCCGGAGCCTGGGAACACGGAATGCCGGCGTTCTCGTTCGCATGGGCCGAAGAGCAGGCGAAAGCAGGAAAGCAGTCCGCGTTCCTGCCCGCCATGGCCGACACCGGCCTGCTTGAAGCGGTGAGGGGAGAACTGAAGTACCATGGGCGTCCCTACAACATCAAGGCCATCATCCTCAACGCGGCCAACCCGATCCGCCACTACTTCCCGGCAAAGCGGTGGGAGGAGATCCTCTCGCACAAGAACATCGATCTCGTGGTGGCCGTCGACGTACTGCCCTCCGACTCGACGCTCTATGCGGACGTCATCCTGCCGAACCACACCTACCTTGAGCGCAACGAGCCGCTGCTCTACCCGCTCGGGCCGAACACCGGCATCGGTTTCACGACCAGGATCAGGACCATCGATCCGATCTACGACACACGCGACACGACCGACATCCTCTGCGCCATAGCCGAGGGGATGGGCAAGCTCGATAGCTACATACACGGCATCGCAGAATACGCGGGCCTTGATCATGCAATGCTGAAGCGCGAAATCGCAGCCGCAAAGAAAGCCGGCAAACCGCTGAACGAAGCCTTCCTGAAAACCGCCTATGAAGCCATGGGCCACTTTGCAGAACATGTGACAGGCAAGCACATGAGCGCCGCCGAGGTTGAAGCAACCATCATGGACAAGGGACTGCTCATGCTGAAAGACGCCGATACTGTGGTTGAAGAGATGAACATGCCGCGCAAAATCCCCGTACCGACATCCACCGGACGACTCGAGCTCTTCAGCCCGATCCTCTCTTCATTCGGAGAGAAAGCCGGAAGGACCCCGCTGTTCGACCCCGTGCTCGGCTACGTTCCGCGGGTCGTCAGCGACAAGTCACCCGAACCCTCCCTGAACGCCGACGAGTTCTACTTCACCTACGGCAAGGTCCCGGTGGTGTCGCACGCATCGACCAACAACAACAACGCGGTGCTTGCCGCAGTGACAAAGCCTAAAGAGGGCGCATTCACGGGCCTCTGGATGAACGCCACAAAGGCCCTTGCCCTCGGCCTCCGGGATGGTCAGGAGGTGGAGGTCACCAACCTCCGCTACGGCCCGAAGGTAACGGCAACGCTCTTCGTGACCGAGATGATCCGTCCCGACACGGTCTTCCTCCCTTCGTCCTATGGAAGCCGCAACAAGATGCTTTCGGTCGCAGGCGGAAAAGGAACTGCGCTGAACGAGCTCATGCCCTACAGCATAGAGCCGATCGCAGCATCGTTCATGTCACAGGAATTTACGGTAAGCGTCACGCCCGTCAACAGTTAAATGGAGGAGTAAGCACCTATGGCGCGATATGGAATGGTAATGGACATGCGGACCTGCGTCGGATGCCAGGCCTGCATGGCTGCATGCACGGCGGAGAACCAGACGCCGTTCTGGAACGGGAAGTTCCGGACGCATGTCGAAGACAAAGCACAGGGCACATTTCCCGATGTACGGCGGGTGCTGCTTCCGAGGCTCTGCATGCACTGCGAAAACACCCCCTGCCTGTCAGCATGCCCGACAGGGGCAACATTCATGACGGAGGACGGCATCGTCAAGGTCAACTACGACCGCTGCATCGGCTGCTACGCATGCTGCATCGCATGCCCGTACGATGCCCGCTACGCTTACGACCGCGAGGATGTCAATAAGGAGGAGGAGCTCTACGGAAAGTTCACGAGCCACAAGCAGCCGCATGTCGACAAATGCACATTCTGCGACCACCGGGTTTCGGAAGGGCGTGAGCCGGCCTGCGTCAGCACCTGCCCTACCAATACAAGGATCTTCGGAGATCTCGACGACCCCAACAGCGAGGTGCACAAGCTGGCAACAAGCGGAAAAGCCCAGGCGCTGAACCAGTCGCTCGGCACGTCCCCGAAAGTATATTACATCCCATCATAGTTTAGGAGGAGGACCATTATGACTTTTGTTCATCAGGAGGTATGGCACTGGCAGATCGCCACATACCTGTTCTTGGGCGGACTGGGTGGCGCCACATTCGCCATCAGCGCCCTCATCCACCTCTTCGAAGGGTGCGACCGCAAAATGCTCTCCGTCGCCGTCATGTCGTCGATCGGGTTCCTGGTTCTCGGAACCGTCTTCCTTCTTGCCGACATGCTCCAGCCGCTGAAGGCCATCTACGCCCTTACCAACCCGCGCTCATGGATTTTCTGGGGCGTCATCTTCATCAACTTCTACTTCGTATCGGCCATCGCTTATGTGATACCGTTGCTTGAGGTGTGGCCGAAGATAAATCCATACGTACAGAAAATCCCGAGAGGGATCCTTGATCTTCTGGAGCGTTTCAACAAGCTTGCAGCGCTGACCGGCTCGGCTGCAGGCTTCCTTGTGGCGATCTACACCGGCCTGCTCATCTCTGCAGCTCCGGCCATCAGCTTCTGGAACACGCCGGCACTTCCGCTGCTCTTCGTCATTTCCGGATTTTCGACCGGTGCCGCGTTCCTCCTTCTGCTCTCGACGTTCTCGAAGAACGAGGAGTCATGGAAGATCATAGCAAAACTTGAGGAACTCGACGCAATGCTGATCGTGACAGAGCTGATCATTCTCGGCGCCTACTTCAACTTCGCGCTCTTCCTTCCGACCGGCGCCCGCGAGTCCGCCCAGGTGCTTTTCCACAGCCCGCTTTTCATCATCGGGTTCT encodes the following:
- a CDS encoding DUF190 domain-containing protein, with translation MMEFRNSEMLRIFLGEQVRLGHRPLYEEVVREARLQGMAGATVLKGVLSFGHDMEIHTSKIMELAEDLPMVVEICDTPQKIDTFLPVLEQMVRDSGGRIMVSREAVRSSIIG
- the crcB gene encoding fluoride efflux transporter CrcB — translated: MSINHPLSVLLVGAGGFLGTVARYLVALAFSPASPGFPFATFSVNIAGSFLIGFLSELAVSTTIVSPEARLFLVTGFCGGFTTFSSYMFEGATLARDGELFYFSLYLAGSIVGGFVALYTGIIAAKPWS
- a CDS encoding molybdopterin-dependent oxidoreductase, which codes for MHKTISRRQFLKVAGVLGGMSLLRPVWSLGQAGSPEQGGAVSGTVVWVPSICNFCSSFCDIKVATKEIDGVKRAVKIEGNAESPLNRGKICARGQAGLYQTYDPDRLKQPLIRVEGSKRGEWNFRAATWDEAYRHIIGKLQKVNPWEISLVGGWTACVSYMHFSLPFCQSLGIPNIVASPLQHCVTAGHLGTDLVTGNFNVHDEILADFENARYILFSLNNASVAAISTARAVRFGQAKKNGAKVVCLDPRMGELAAKADEWIPVKPGTDHAFFLAMLHTLLREKLYDGPFVSKHTNAPFLSFVDEKGAVQLAADKGADGNPTAYYVFDLISQEVRAVPAYTNTNERTKSGSRIQPGLNAPNNLTWQGRPVTTVFDRFIAESEPYTPEWASKITDIPASTIKRIAVEFGQARPAMVDPGWMGARYHHLIGQRRLQAIIQTLVGGIDRPGGWMMNGELHHKAEVSWHNTQQGKSDKDLLPVQRPGMGFAYGLLDIFANPGAWEHGMPAFSFAWAEEQAKAGKQSAFLPAMADTGLLEAVRGELKYHGRPYNIKAIILNAANPIRHYFPAKRWEEILSHKNIDLVVAVDVLPSDSTLYADVILPNHTYLERNEPLLYPLGPNTGIGFTTRIRTIDPIYDTRDTTDILCAIAEGMGKLDSYIHGIAEYAGLDHAMLKREIAAAKKAGKPLNEAFLKTAYEAMGHFAEHVTGKHMSAAEVEATIMDKGLLMLKDADTVVEEMNMPRKIPVPTSTGRLELFSPILSSFGEKAGRTPLFDPVLGYVPRVVSDKSPEPSLNADEFYFTYGKVPVVSHASTNNNNAVLAAVTKPKEGAFTGLWMNATKALALGLRDGQEVEVTNLRYGPKVTATLFVTEMIRPDTVFLPSSYGSRNKMLSVAGGKGTALNELMPYSIEPIAASFMSQEFTVSVTPVNS
- a CDS encoding 4Fe-4S dicluster domain-containing protein, which gives rise to MARYGMVMDMRTCVGCQACMAACTAENQTPFWNGKFRTHVEDKAQGTFPDVRRVLLPRLCMHCENTPCLSACPTGATFMTEDGIVKVNYDRCIGCYACCIACPYDARYAYDREDVNKEEELYGKFTSHKQPHVDKCTFCDHRVSEGREPACVSTCPTNTRIFGDLDDPNSEVHKLATSGKAQALNQSLGTSPKVYYIPS
- the nrfD gene encoding NrfD/PsrC family molybdoenzyme membrane anchor subunit, with amino-acid sequence MTFVHQEVWHWQIATYLFLGGLGGATFAISALIHLFEGCDRKMLSVAVMSSIGFLVLGTVFLLADMLQPLKAIYALTNPRSWIFWGVIFINFYFVSAIAYVIPLLEVWPKINPYVQKIPRGILDLLERFNKLAALTGSAAGFLVAIYTGLLISAAPAISFWNTPALPLLFVISGFSTGAAFLLLLSTFSKNEESWKIIAKLEELDAMLIVTELIILGAYFNFALFLPTGARESAQVLFHSPLFIIGFFIFGLIVPLAIETYGIFFAKHTKKSGHLLVIASVMVLLGGYLLRYYVLKAGLFQFPW